Proteins found in one Panicum hallii strain FIL2 chromosome 4, PHallii_v3.1, whole genome shotgun sequence genomic segment:
- the LOC112890909 gene encoding plastocyanin, chloroplastic-like: MASLSSAAVTAPSFAAARPARAVASRRSAAAFTVRASLGKAAGTAAVAVAASALLAGGAMAQEVLLGATGGVLVFEPSEFTVKAGEAITFKNNAGYPHNVVFDEDEVPSGVDAAKISQEEYLNAPGETYSVTLTVPGTYGFYCEPHQGAGMVGKVTVN; encoded by the coding sequence atggcctccctctcctctgccGCCGTCACCGCCCCTTCCTTCGCGGCTGCCAGGCCAGCCCGCGCCGTTGCCAGCAGGCGCTCTGCTGCTGCTTTCACCGTGCGCGCCTCGCTCGGCAAGGCCGCCGGCACCgccgccgtggccgtggccgccagcgccctgctcgccggcggcgccATGGCCCAGGAGGTGCTGCTGGGCGCCACCGGAGGCGTCCTCGTCTTCGAGCCCAGCGAGTTCACCGTCAAGGCCGGCGAGGCAATCACCTTCAAGAACAACGCCGGGTACCCACACAACGTCGTCTTCGACGAGGACGAGGTGCCCAGCGGTGTCGACGCCGCCAAGATCTCGCAGGAGGAGTACCTCAACGCGCCGGGAGAGACCTACTCCGTCACGCTCACCGTGCCGGGAACCTACGGATTCTACTGCGAGCCGCACCAAGGAGCCGGAATGGTCGGCAAGGTCACCGTCAactga